A single genomic interval of Acetobacteraceae bacterium harbors:
- the glyA gene encoding serine hydroxymethyltransferase, with product MCSAAHPDLSKFYLGNLAQSDREVADILHQELVRQQDGIELIASENIVSLAVLESQGSVLTNKYAEGLSGKRYYGGCVEVDKVETLAIDRLTRIFGAKFANVQPHSGANANMAAFMAMAAPGDTIMGMSLATGGHLTHGAAPNYSGKWFKPVQYGVRAEDGRIDMEKVTRLAHKHKPKIIIAGGSAYPRVIDFAHFRQIVDEVGAYLIVDMAHFAGLVAAGLFPNPVPHAHIVTSTTHKTLRGPRGGVVLTNDEELAKKINSAVFPGLQGGPLMHVIAAKAVAFGEAFQPAFKSYQQAVLANAQALADELKKRGFDIVTGGTDCHLALVDLRPKKVTGKVAESALERAGMTANKNVVPFDPEKPFVTSGIRLGSPAATSRGFGVAEFRDIGRMIDEVLSAHGSASQDTLESRVHEEVKALCRRFPIYKGAYPSA from the coding sequence ATGTGTTCCGCCGCGCATCCTGATCTTTCAAAATTTTATTTAGGCAATCTTGCCCAATCCGACAGAGAAGTCGCGGATATCCTCCATCAGGAGCTTGTGCGTCAGCAGGACGGGATTGAACTGATCGCTTCGGAAAACATTGTCTCCCTCGCCGTGCTGGAGAGTCAGGGCTCCGTCCTCACCAATAAGTATGCAGAAGGTTTGTCGGGAAAACGCTATTATGGTGGCTGCGTCGAAGTTGATAAGGTCGAGACACTCGCGATTGACCGGCTGACCCGGATCTTCGGTGCGAAATTTGCCAATGTGCAGCCACATTCCGGCGCTAATGCCAATATGGCCGCCTTCATGGCCATGGCCGCACCCGGTGACACCATCATGGGGATGAGCCTGGCCACCGGGGGGCATCTGACGCATGGCGCCGCACCGAATTATTCAGGCAAATGGTTCAAGCCCGTGCAATATGGCGTGCGGGCTGAAGATGGGCGGATTGATATGGAGAAGGTGACGCGTCTCGCGCACAAGCATAAGCCCAAAATTATCATTGCCGGGGGCTCCGCCTATCCGCGGGTCATTGACTTCGCGCATTTCCGTCAGATCGTGGATGAGGTCGGCGCCTACCTCATAGTCGATATGGCACATTTTGCAGGGCTGGTCGCGGCTGGGCTCTTCCCCAATCCGGTGCCCCATGCGCACATCGTGACCAGCACAACACACAAAACATTGCGCGGCCCGCGCGGCGGTGTCGTGCTGACAAATGACGAGGAACTCGCCAAAAAAATCAATTCCGCTGTGTTTCCCGGGCTTCAGGGTGGTCCGCTGATGCATGTCATCGCCGCCAAGGCCGTCGCATTTGGTGAGGCGTTTCAACCCGCCTTCAAGTCTTATCAGCAGGCGGTTCTGGCCAATGCGCAGGCGCTCGCGGATGAGCTGAAAAAACGCGGTTTTGATATTGTGACAGGTGGCACGGATTGTCACCTCGCCCTCGTGGATCTACGCCCGAAGAAAGTCACCGGCAAAGTGGCGGAATCTGCTTTAGAGAGGGCAGGCATGACGGCCAATAAAAACGTCGTGCCTTTTGACCCTGAAAAACCCTTTGTCACTTCCGGCATTCGCCTGGGCAGCCCGGCCGCAACCTCACGCGGGTTTGGCGTTGCGGAATTCCGAGACATCGGACGTATGATTGATGAAGTGCTCTCCGCACATGGCAGTGCATCGCAGGATACCCTTGAATCCCGCGTGCATGAGGAGGTCAAGGCGCTCTGCCGTCGTTTCCCGATCTATAAGGGCGCTTATCCCTCTGCCTGA
- a CDS encoding amino acid permease: protein MAFVKDSFMPVKAKSLLRRKSIDQDIYDSRHSAMHRVIGPSGLIALGVGTIVGAGLFSLTGVAAGQHAGPAVVLSFLIASFACALVGLCYAELASMIPSAGSAYSYTYATLGELIAWIIGWDLILEYTVGGATVSVSWSSYFASLVHQWGISIDPRLLTSPFLMTKLADGTSVHGWVNLPAIIALTLISLLLVRGISGSLLFNNFVVFLKIGVIVLLVIFCAPHVNFANFRPFLPENDGHFGNFGFSGVLQASGMMFFAYLGFDIIATTAQETRDPEKTMPIGILGSLIVCTILFVVFAFVLTGVINYKLLAGDASPVATAIDVTHLDWLQTVVKISLLFGYAATLIGVMLGQARVFYAMSRDGLLPKEVGYVSPKTGAPVMGHVITWLLAAFLAALFPIWVLGVMVSIGTLFAFVLVCAGVIYLRIHEPHRPRAFTVPGRLTVPILGIIVCVGMIVTLDIMTWLRLAVWLALGILVYVLYGRRHSRLANARLRED, encoded by the coding sequence ATGGCGTTCGTTAAGGATAGTTTTATGCCCGTTAAGGCGAAATCGTTACTGCGCCGTAAATCGATCGACCAGGATATCTACGATTCGCGTCACTCTGCAATGCATCGCGTCATCGGCCCGTCCGGCCTGATCGCGCTGGGTGTGGGCACGATTGTGGGCGCTGGTCTCTTTTCCCTGACAGGTGTCGCAGCGGGACAACATGCGGGCCCTGCCGTGGTTCTCTCATTTCTGATCGCGTCCTTCGCCTGCGCGCTGGTCGGGTTATGTTATGCGGAATTGGCGAGCATGATCCCGAGTGCGGGTTCAGCCTATTCCTATACGTACGCGACCCTCGGTGAGCTGATTGCGTGGATTATCGGCTGGGATCTGATCCTGGAATATACAGTCGGCGGCGCGACCGTGTCCGTCAGTTGGTCGAGTTATTTTGCCTCGCTCGTGCATCAATGGGGCATCTCCATTGACCCGCGCCTTCTGACCTCGCCTTTTCTGATGACAAAACTGGCGGACGGGACATCTGTCCATGGTTGGGTCAACCTGCCCGCGATCATTGCCCTCACCCTCATCAGCCTCCTTCTTGTCCGCGGTATATCGGGCTCGCTGCTTTTCAATAATTTTGTCGTGTTTCTTAAAATCGGCGTGATTGTTTTGCTCGTCATTTTCTGTGCCCCGCACGTCAATTTTGCGAACTTCCGTCCCTTCCTGCCTGAAAATGACGGTCACTTCGGGAATTTTGGTTTCTCGGGCGTGTTGCAGGCCTCCGGGATGATGTTCTTCGCTTATCTCGGCTTCGACATCATCGCCACGACCGCGCAGGAAACACGCGATCCTGAAAAAACCATGCCGATCGGGATTCTCGGCAGTTTGATTGTCTGCACGATCCTCTTTGTTGTTTTCGCCTTTGTGCTTACAGGGGTCATTAATTACAAATTATTGGCCGGTGATGCCAGCCCGGTAGCGACCGCGATCGACGTCACCCATCTCGACTGGTTGCAGACTGTCGTGAAAATCAGCCTCCTCTTCGGTTACGCGGCAACGCTGATCGGCGTCATGCTCGGCCAGGCCCGCGTCTTTTATGCGATGAGTCGTGATGGGCTTCTGCCAAAAGAGGTCGGGTATGTCAGTCCCAAAACAGGCGCGCCCGTCATGGGGCATGTCATTACATGGCTGCTGGCGGCGTTTCTTGCCGCGCTCTTCCCCATTTGGGTGCTTGGGGTGATGGTGTCGATTGGCACGCTTTTTGCGTTTGTTCTGGTCTGTGCCGGTGTGATCTATCTGCGTATCCATGAGCCCCATCGCCCCCGGGCCTTCACCGTGCCGGGCAGGCTTACTGTGCCGATACTGGGTATAATCGTCTGTGTCGGTATGATCGTCACGCTTGACATCATGACCTGGCTTCGTCTGGCAGTATGGCTTGCACTCGGTATACTCGTCTATGTTCTCTATGGTCGACGGCATAGCCGTCTGGCCAATGCGCGCCTCCGGGAGGATTAA
- the hemB gene encoding porphobilinogen synthase gives MAFPATRMRRNRVDDFTRRLVRETCLTVDHLIWPIFVCDGQNQHFAIKAMPGVTRVSVDRLKGHLAEAVELGIPAIAIFPVTPDHLRDESGREALNPESLICRAAREIKKHYPQLGIIGDVALDPYTDHGHDGLISGDEIVNDATLKVLARQAVNQARAGIDIIAPSDMMDGRVGTIRRALDQEGFQNTRIMSYAAKYASAFYGPFREAVQSGGRLKEDKKTYQMDPSNTDEALREVALDFEEGADMVMVKPGMPYLDIIHRVRTAFKVPLFAYQVSGEYAMLANAFEAGLLDREKTILESLIAFRRAGCHGVLTYFAVEAARILQQQK, from the coding sequence ATGGCTTTCCCCGCGACCCGGATGCGACGGAACCGCGTCGATGATTTTACGCGACGCCTTGTGCGCGAGACATGTTTGACGGTGGATCATCTGATCTGGCCGATCTTCGTCTGTGACGGGCAAAATCAGCATTTCGCCATCAAGGCGATGCCCGGTGTCACGCGCGTCAGTGTGGATCGCCTGAAGGGACATCTTGCTGAAGCGGTCGAATTGGGCATCCCGGCGATCGCAATTTTCCCCGTGACGCCGGATCATCTGCGTGATGAGTCGGGTCGTGAGGCTCTGAATCCGGAAAGTCTGATCTGCCGCGCCGCGCGAGAAATCAAGAAACATTACCCGCAGCTCGGCATAATCGGTGACGTCGCGCTCGACCCTTATACAGATCACGGCCATGACGGCCTTATATCCGGTGATGAGATCGTGAATGACGCGACGCTTAAGGTTCTGGCGCGGCAGGCTGTCAATCAGGCCCGGGCTGGCATCGACATCATCGCGCCGTCAGACATGATGGATGGACGGGTGGGAACGATCCGGCGCGCCCTTGATCAAGAGGGTTTTCAAAACACCCGCATTATGTCCTACGCCGCAAAATATGCCAGCGCCTTTTACGGTCCGTTCCGGGAAGCGGTGCAATCCGGCGGCCGTCTGAAAGAGGATAAGAAGACCTATCAGATGGACCCGTCCAATACGGACGAAGCCTTGAGGGAGGTTGCTCTCGACTTTGAAGAAGGCGCGGATATGGTGATGGTTAAACCCGGTATGCCGTATCTCGATATTATCCATCGTGTCCGCACCGCATTCAAAGTGCCGCTTTTCGCCTATCAGGTCTCAGGCGAGTACGCGATGCTGGCAAATGCCTTCGAAGCTGGTCTGCTGGATCGGGAAAAAACAATCCTGGAAAGTCTGATCGCTTTTCGTCGCGCGGGGTGTCACGGCGTGCTGACATACTTCGCGGTTGAAGCAGCGCGGATTTTGCAGCAGCAAAAGTAA
- the grxD gene encoding Grx4 family monothiol glutaredoxin, whose translation MSQDIFQRIQREIDTHPVILFMKGEKLFPQCGFSARVVQVLNRMGVEYQTVNVLEDAEIREGIKAFSQWPTIPQLYIKGEFVGGCDIVVDMYQNGELDSLLDEKKSSARRPDHP comes from the coding sequence ATGTCTCAGGACATTTTTCAGCGCATCCAGCGCGAAATCGACACGCATCCCGTCATATTATTCATGAAAGGGGAGAAATTATTTCCTCAATGCGGGTTTTCTGCGCGCGTTGTGCAAGTATTAAATCGTATGGGTGTTGAATATCAGACGGTCAACGTCCTTGAGGATGCTGAAATCCGTGAAGGCATTAAAGCCTTTTCCCAATGGCCGACAATTCCGCAACTTTACATTAAGGGCGAGTTTGTTGGCGGATGCGACATCGTCGTCGATATGTATCAAAATGGTGAGCTTGACTCCCTGCTGGATGAGAAAAAATCGAGCGCGCGAAGGCCTGATCATCCGTGA
- a CDS encoding BolA family transcriptional regulator, protein MAMQEEEIRAHILEALPDAVVEITDLAGDGDHYACRVVSKAFEGLNRVRQHQLVYEALGGKMRSTLHALALKTETP, encoded by the coding sequence ATGGCCATGCAGGAGGAAGAAATCCGCGCGCATATCCTGGAAGCGCTCCCCGATGCGGTGGTGGAAATCACCGATCTCGCCGGGGATGGCGACCATTATGCCTGTCGCGTTGTCAGTAAAGCGTTCGAGGGCTTGAATCGCGTGAGACAGCACCAACTTGTCTACGAGGCTCTCGGCGGGAAAATGAGGTCAACCCTCCACGCACTTGCACTCAAAACTGAAACGCCTTGA
- the purL gene encoding phosphoribosylformylglycinamidine synthase subunit PurL: MTANVDAALAQRFGLTDVEYQKLLDIMGRMPSLTELGIFSVMWSEHCSYKSSLAHLKTLPTKAPWVIHGPGENAGVVDIGDGLAAVFKMESHNHPSFIEPYQGAATGVGGILRDVFTMGARPVANLNALRFGDPSLPVTRHVIDGVVRGIGGYGNCVGVATVGGEVNFHPSYNSNPLVNAMTVGIAAQDRIFLSAAAGVGNPVVYVGSKTGRDGIHGATMSSAEFDEHVLKKRATVQVGDPFTEKLLIEACLELMATDAIVAIQDMGAAGLTSSAVEMAGKGRVGIELDLDQVPQRKTGMTAYEMMLSESQERMLMVLKPERTDVARAIFEKWELDFSIIGVLTDTGRITIRHKGQVEADIPLAPLADEAPLYHRPLISGKPPARLGGVRDPEGVEHALLHLLACPDLASRAWIWNQYDSGVGGQTKRRPGTADAAVIRIEGTSKGLAMTMDCTPRYCQADAKTGGAQAVVEAWRNITATGAQPLAVTDNLNFGNPEVPEIMGQFADAVAGIKEACTALDFPVVSGNVSLYNQTTHPSGLRVPILPTPAIGAIGVIADIDRSVGYAMPDEAELVLVGESRGDLGQSLWLREICGREDGAPPVIDLVAERRNGDFVRERILSGEISACHDVSDGGLLIALAEMVMASGVGCVVEHPPSNMAPHAFYFGEDQAAYVVAAPDAVAFIARAEAAHVPVRRLGRSGGTHLTLAEGISLSADRLREVNAAFFPNLMEQ, translated from the coding sequence ATGACCGCTAACGTTGACGCTGCACTCGCGCAGCGTTTCGGCCTGACAGATGTCGAATATCAAAAACTCCTCGATATTATGGGGCGGATGCCCAGCCTGACCGAACTCGGCATTTTTTCCGTCATGTGGTCAGAGCATTGCTCCTATAAGTCGTCTCTCGCCCACCTGAAAACATTGCCAACAAAAGCGCCCTGGGTCATTCACGGCCCAGGGGAAAATGCGGGTGTCGTGGATATCGGGGACGGGCTGGCAGCGGTTTTCAAAATGGAAAGCCACAACCACCCCTCATTCATAGAACCTTATCAAGGTGCGGCCACCGGGGTCGGCGGCATATTGCGCGACGTTTTCACGATGGGTGCGCGCCCGGTCGCCAATCTCAACGCCTTGCGCTTCGGTGATCCATCCCTGCCCGTTACACGCCATGTCATTGATGGTGTCGTGCGCGGTATCGGGGGTTACGGAAATTGCGTCGGTGTCGCAACGGTGGGCGGGGAAGTCAATTTCCATCCTTCCTACAACAGTAATCCGCTCGTCAATGCGATGACAGTAGGCATCGCGGCGCAGGATCGGATCTTCCTTTCCGCGGCAGCCGGGGTCGGGAACCCGGTCGTTTATGTCGGCTCCAAAACGGGGCGAGACGGCATCCATGGCGCGACCATGTCGTCAGCCGAATTTGATGAGCACGTTCTCAAAAAGCGGGCCACGGTGCAGGTTGGGGATCCTTTTACCGAGAAGCTGCTGATTGAAGCCTGTCTCGAACTCATGGCAACAGACGCCATCGTGGCCATCCAGGATATGGGGGCTGCAGGGCTGACATCTTCCGCCGTTGAAATGGCGGGGAAGGGACGTGTCGGGATTGAGCTGGATCTCGACCAGGTGCCGCAACGCAAGACCGGAATGACCGCCTATGAAATGATGCTCTCCGAAAGTCAGGAGCGCATGTTGATGGTCCTCAAGCCGGAGCGGACGGACGTTGCCCGCGCGATTTTTGAAAAATGGGAGCTCGATTTTTCAATTATCGGTGTGCTGACAGATACGGGACGCATCACCATCCGGCATAAGGGACAGGTCGAGGCGGATATCCCGCTGGCGCCCCTTGCGGATGAAGCACCTCTTTATCATCGTCCCCTCATCAGCGGCAAACCGCCAGCACGTCTCGGCGGGGTGAGAGACCCGGAAGGGGTGGAGCACGCCCTGCTGCATCTTCTGGCCTGCCCGGACCTGGCCTCCCGCGCCTGGATCTGGAATCAATATGATAGCGGCGTTGGCGGCCAGACAAAGCGACGCCCCGGCACGGCCGATGCCGCGGTAATCCGAATTGAAGGCACGTCCAAAGGACTTGCCATGACGATGGATTGCACGCCGCGTTACTGCCAGGCCGATGCCAAAACGGGCGGCGCACAGGCCGTGGTTGAAGCGTGGCGCAACATCACTGCAACCGGGGCGCAACCCCTCGCGGTGACGGATAATCTCAATTTCGGCAATCCTGAAGTGCCGGAAATCATGGGGCAATTTGCCGATGCCGTTGCCGGTATCAAGGAAGCCTGCACCGCGCTTGATTTCCCCGTCGTCAGTGGTAATGTGTCGCTTTATAACCAGACGACGCACCCGAGTGGGCTGCGCGTGCCAATCCTGCCAACACCGGCGATCGGGGCGATTGGCGTCATTGCAGATATTGACCGGTCCGTCGGTTACGCGATGCCCGATGAAGCGGAGCTTGTCCTTGTCGGTGAAAGCCGGGGCGATCTCGGTCAGTCACTCTGGTTGCGGGAGATATGTGGGCGAGAGGACGGCGCGCCTCCGGTTATTGACCTCGTGGCAGAGCGTCGCAATGGTGATTTCGTCCGTGAAAGGATTTTATCTGGGGAAATTTCTGCTTGCCACGATGTCTCAGATGGTGGCCTTCTGATTGCACTGGCGGAAATGGTGATGGCGAGCGGCGTCGGTTGCGTCGTGGAGCATCCGCCATCGAATATGGCACCGCACGCTTTCTATTTCGGGGAGGATCAAGCCGCCTATGTCGTTGCGGCCCCTGATGCGGTCGCGTTTATCGCCCGCGCTGAAGCCGCCCATGTCCCCGTGCGCCGCCTTGGGCGCAGTGGCGGCACGCATCTCACCCTGGCTGAAGGCATCTCGCTTTCAGCTGATCGCCTGAGGGAAGTCAACGCCGCGTTCTTCCCCAATTTGATGGAGCAATGA
- the purQ gene encoding phosphoribosylformylglycinamidine synthase subunit PurQ, translating to MKAGIVLFPGTNRERDMAQALQIVSGQAPQILWHRDNVLPSLDFIVIPGGFSFGDYLRSGAMGAHAPIMREVRDFASRGGYVLGVCNGFQILTEAHILPGALLRNAGMRFLSQDAYLRVENNQSAFTAGWRSGDVFRAPLAHGDGNYTASPSELDALEGEGRVAFRYAKADGTLDETCLIANPNGSTRAIAGILSENSRVCGLMPHPENMVDPQLGPTDGVPLFTSLVESLVK from the coding sequence ATGAAGGCAGGTATTGTTCTTTTTCCCGGCACGAACCGGGAGCGGGACATGGCCCAGGCGCTGCAAATCGTCTCGGGACAGGCGCCGCAGATTTTGTGGCATCGTGACAACGTGCTGCCCTCTCTGGACTTCATCGTCATCCCCGGTGGTTTCAGCTTCGGGGATTATCTTCGCTCCGGCGCGATGGGGGCCCATGCACCTATCATGCGTGAGGTGCGGGACTTCGCGTCACGGGGCGGGTACGTGCTTGGCGTGTGCAATGGTTTCCAGATTCTGACGGAGGCGCATATCCTACCCGGTGCGCTGCTGCGCAATGCCGGAATGCGCTTCCTCTCGCAGGATGCCTATCTTCGCGTTGAAAATAACCAGTCAGCTTTCACCGCAGGATGGAGAAGCGGCGATGTTTTCCGCGCCCCGCTTGCGCATGGGGATGGCAATTACACCGCGTCACCCTCCGAGCTTGACGCGCTTGAAGGCGAGGGGCGGGTCGCGTTCCGATACGCAAAGGCAGATGGCACCCTTGATGAGACGTGCCTCATCGCGAACCCGAATGGCAGTACACGCGCGATTGCGGGGATTTTAAGTGAGAATAGCCGGGTCTGCGGATTAATGCCGCACCCGGAAAATATGGTTGACCCGCAGCTTGGCCCGACAGATGGGGTTCCGCTTTTTACCAGTCTCGTTGAAAGCTTGGTTAAATGA
- a CDS encoding Rap1a/Tai family immunity protein yields the protein MRKALLTFFAIGCFAAHPAFASEHRLSKMSVGGFLRICNDSGKSALCDAYLAGVADGGALTYLSSINRTGEGEAAFCIPFDEKTSAMRSKVVRWILNQQRQKSDLSGPVGKTVVAALHGAYPCNDARNGATP from the coding sequence ATGCGCAAAGCACTGTTGACCTTTTTCGCCATAGGGTGTTTCGCCGCCCATCCGGCCTTCGCTTCTGAGCACCGACTCTCAAAAATGAGCGTCGGGGGATTTCTCCGCATCTGTAATGATTCGGGCAAGAGCGCCCTGTGCGACGCTTATCTCGCCGGTGTCGCGGATGGCGGCGCGCTGACCTATCTCAGTTCAATCAACAGAACAGGTGAGGGTGAAGCCGCTTTCTGCATCCCTTTCGATGAAAAAACGAGCGCGATGCGCAGCAAGGTCGTTCGCTGGATTTTGAATCAGCAACGTCAGAAATCCGACCTATCCGGCCCAGTGGGCAAGACGGTCGTCGCGGCTCTGCATGGTGCCTATCCCTGCAATGACGCCCGTAACGGGGCAACGCCGTAA
- the purS gene encoding phosphoribosylformylglycinamidine synthase subunit PurS has protein sequence MKIRVDVVLREGVLDPQGKAIGHALETLDFKNVSDVRVGKTILLDVDCHDTKSAADQGRKMAEALLANLVIEDYTVEVVK, from the coding sequence ATGAAAATCCGCGTAGATGTTGTGTTACGGGAAGGCGTCCTCGACCCTCAGGGTAAAGCGATTGGTCACGCCCTCGAGACGCTTGACTTCAAAAATGTAAGCGACGTGCGTGTTGGTAAGACGATTTTGCTGGACGTGGATTGCCATGACACGAAATCCGCAGCCGATCAGGGTCGGAAAATGGCGGAGGCGTTGCTCGCCAATCTCGTCATTGAGGATTACACGGTGGAGGTTGTGAAATAA
- the purC gene encoding phosphoribosylaminoimidazolesuccinocarboxamide synthase, whose translation MARRRKLYEGKAKILFEGPEPGSIVQYFKDDATAGNGAKKGIITGKGVLNNRISEHLMLRLQSIGIPTHFMKRINMREQLVREVEIIPLEIVVRNVAAGSIASRLGLEEGTRLPRTIIEYYLKNDALNDPMVSEEHIAAFEWATAQDMEEINSHALRINNFLCGTFQAIGIQLVDFKLEFGRLWEQDEMCVVLADEISPDNCRLRDMNTSEKLDKDRFRRDLGRVEEAYQEVARRLGILPESGNHEINGSEG comes from the coding sequence ATGGCCCGCCGCCGAAAACTCTATGAGGGTAAAGCCAAAATCCTTTTCGAAGGTCCGGAACCCGGATCAATCGTCCAGTATTTCAAGGATGACGCCACCGCCGGAAATGGTGCCAAAAAAGGCATTATTACCGGCAAGGGCGTGCTGAATAACCGCATCAGTGAACATCTCATGCTGCGCTTGCAGTCGATCGGCATCCCGACCCATTTCATGAAGCGCATCAATATGCGTGAGCAGTTGGTCCGTGAGGTGGAGATCATCCCGCTTGAAATCGTGGTTCGTAATGTTGCGGCGGGGTCAATCGCGAGTCGCCTCGGGCTTGAGGAAGGGACGCGCCTGCCGCGAACCATCATCGAATATTACCTGAAGAATGATGCGCTCAATGACCCGATGGTATCGGAGGAGCATATTGCCGCCTTTGAGTGGGCCACCGCTCAGGATATGGAGGAAATCAACAGCCACGCCCTGCGCATCAATAATTTCCTCTGCGGGACATTCCAGGCCATCGGCATCCAGCTTGTAGATTTCAAACTTGAGTTCGGACGTCTCTGGGAGCAGGACGAGATGTGCGTCGTGCTGGCGGATGAGATTTCTCCCGATAATTGCCGCCTCCGGGACATGAATACCAGTGAGAAGCTGGATAAGGACCGCTTCCGCCGGGATCTTGGCCGCGTCGAGGAAGCCTATCAGGAGGTCGCGCGGCGGCTCGGTATCCTTCCAGAATCGGGAAATCACGAAATTAACGGGTCAGAGGGGTAG
- a CDS encoding sugar porter family MFS transporter, whose product MDAQKPVRGRALTNFIAIIAATGGLLFGYDTGIISGALLQLKTDFHLSTFAQEVVTSAIIAGALVGCITAGPLSDRMGRRRTIMAASILFLIGTVIVTFAHSTALLIASRLILGLAIGAASQIVPIYIAEISPPERRGALVVAFQLAVVFGMTISFITGYVLREESWRLMFGLGFAPASILFIGMLFVPNSPRWLAMKGETERACEVLRRVRPTDAQADQELEEIIDAHDQKGPFRQIFEPWVRPALLASVGIGLLCQLTGTNAVMYYAPTIFSEAGFGHQYALLMSVAVGVAMTLATMFGGWAVDHWGRRTLMLRMLPGAVISLIILGAMFSLHLTGGVGAWITLLSLIGYVIFNVGSLSVTVWLVGAEVFPLSCRGSGMSVVAASHWGADLVISLTTLSLVTLLGPGATFWLFAAVNAFSFNFVMRYVPETKGQSLEALEKSLRDGTFLPASRN is encoded by the coding sequence ATGGACGCGCAAAAACCTGTCAGAGGACGAGCCCTCACAAATTTCATCGCCATCATTGCCGCAACGGGTGGATTGCTCTTCGGCTATGATACCGGCATCATTTCCGGTGCGTTGCTTCAACTGAAGACGGATTTCCATCTCTCAACCTTCGCGCAGGAGGTCGTGACCTCCGCCATCATTGCCGGCGCGCTGGTGGGCTGTATCACGGCCGGACCCTTATCGGACCGAATGGGCCGTCGGCGCACAATCATGGCGGCGTCAATCCTGTTCCTGATCGGCACGGTGATCGTCACATTCGCGCATTCAACAGCTCTACTGATCGCATCGCGCTTGATTCTCGGCCTTGCCATCGGCGCGGCCTCCCAGATTGTGCCGATCTATATCGCTGAAATCTCACCGCCGGAAAGACGCGGCGCGCTTGTCGTGGCGTTTCAGCTCGCGGTTGTGTTCGGCATGACCATCTCATTCATTACCGGTTATGTGCTGCGGGAGGAAAGCTGGCGCCTCATGTTCGGCCTCGGCTTTGCCCCTGCCTCCATCCTCTTTATCGGCATGTTGTTTGTGCCGAACAGCCCGCGCTGGCTCGCCATGAAAGGGGAGACGGAGCGCGCGTGTGAAGTTCTGCGCCGTGTCCGCCCGACCGACGCGCAGGCCGATCAGGAGCTCGAGGAAATCATCGACGCGCATGATCAGAAAGGGCCCTTCCGGCAGATTTTTGAGCCTTGGGTGCGCCCTGCGCTTCTGGCCTCTGTCGGGATCGGGCTGCTCTGTCAGCTCACCGGCACAAATGCCGTCATGTACTATGCACCGACGATCTTCTCTGAAGCCGGGTTTGGTCATCAATATGCGTTGCTTATGTCGGTTGCGGTGGGTGTGGCCATGACATTGGCGACCATGTTCGGCGGTTGGGCCGTTGATCACTGGGGGCGTCGCACCCTGATGCTGCGTATGCTTCCCGGCGCGGTCATTTCTCTCATCATCCTCGGTGCGATGTTCTCCCTTCACCTGACCGGTGGCGTCGGCGCGTGGATCACGCTTCTGTCCCTCATCGGTTATGTCATTTTCAATGTCGGCAGTCTGTCCGTCACTGTATGGCTTGTGGGGGCCGAGGTGTTTCCCCTTTCCTGCCGGGGGAGTGGCATGAGCGTGGTGGCCGCTAGTCACTGGGGCGCGGATCTGGTGATTTCCTTGACAACATTAAGCCTCGTCACCCTCCTTGGGCCAGGGGCGACCTTCTGGCTTTTCGCGGCGGTTAATGCATTTTCCTTTAATTTCGTGATGCGCTATGTCCCGGAAACAAAGGGGCAGAGCCTCGAGGCCCTTGAAAAATCGCTTCGGGACGGCACATTCCTGCCAGCTTCCCGCAACTGA